The following coding sequences lie in one Takifugu rubripes chromosome 8, fTakRub1.2, whole genome shotgun sequence genomic window:
- the zbtb4 gene encoding uncharacterized protein zbtb4 isoform X2 produces the protein MVSSEKAWDPLHAGLFQSYLSEQRLTAGLPPIVNIKHSAAKDATCRRRQKLSPLSSPQTSVVHGDTPHSFQALSQLHPPVRYCDSNEIEGLHKPVQCLRVASQPEEEEKEEKKKAEHLEMKGKRHVGRAETAMEDRLEDVADGPKNAKITLSFPLSAAPLPTTLTSPTRCRSSSSSSPSPHRRRPSSKSSDEGSLWKLDATMDIKHRQFKPPRHDSSPSSSPSSSSSPMTVHGFMRKDIKSPPPLKCSKLNPETLLPRSPPRSSNGPLGVSYGVDGWDERHRLANGTASPSAQILFSLGTSAYQRAGDVERREKITGRPAGKVGSPHLSLHPPTLHLPSPIPPPPPPPSEGLTAPAHSSSFPPPNNLKPELICGVCHRLFSSASSLTVHMRLHRGSRALSCRYCGKVFIHSKRLQSHEGSCGVPSLPSNNSLGPPPLTVQPKEEPLEEGEVRVEGGVFVGGTDLSKARPGKKARSLLARIQGDDAAAAEILEGDENHFVKVVDGNVIYFCSVCERSYMTLSSLKRHSNVHSWRRRYPCHYCDKVFALAEYRTKHEVWHTGERRYQCIFCWDAFATYYNLKTHQKAIHGINPNLISSEKTANGGYKQKTNALKLYRLLPMRSRKRPYKTYSDSLHNGLLLPPTDTPSLALPGLGCSLSPGDLQSFIRGPHPVKPDPDAFPDGFPVSLDVEHRGLSALAPLAQTDMSQIRKHDNEAQESDQARGSGSFKMSSSSKTKTSKSGRGTDAGMPSVITYGHSKPSVIVHGTAMSSSVIVHSNQISPAGDSSLMNSPPSEVSRSNSSQTSHKSSPRSLKVQRDSAESHRKRTRDSSDPADEHSADRHDGDAGRLFHKSRKSHGRNEISNSKLSSASAGSQVKEAGPLCQITVRIGEEAIVKRSISETDLRRDKGHTPPKAKRSEASSAREAKESRHSHSHHHHKHRLQHAASRETQSDKEEEEEEEEEEEEEEMEVKKKKSQHEVKGYYFRQEVREQESDHDTQDNLWRPYYSYKPKRKAQAHLQRVKSWQRKLKFKRSIQLKRRGERLKNHADKETDKSLDEEEDGKSEALEKLSAAKHDKREVKDKKARVSVPLRDKNKDADDTVKEPCHKVSGPPLHSPKLPLSTSVVPARIKRRPWTNGNAAECGTCGRWFSSPRKRDKHELSHLLEFVCLFCRATFPSRDKLEDHQRAQHPKPTEAPSVPPKVALGEQVERIGDKSASEMARNDDEKAGRVNLLGSNSSPSRLSRRALSRHTCPQCHKVCKTSSALNRHIRRHDLSSSPEREKEDNDSEPKPTETAVNAASADREAEKEEVPAALSVSVISYSPSDPPNQAVCLSPQQHPDQRHQVAETSDNKPEAPGLVSSSPEKKPSPPVADPLVESPVKVTPTKQDHSSAALSTLQSVLVMNGSECLDCRIPSKKNLEDQMHRLHSPAHAASSTNTSPNAPMTSQTRITTAAAPVSRTTAHVSEGGFTKRDGVIVDRERHGGSGLFACAGYKEPPQVQDLRVSCLSRSPSPNEAQDLTMYTILARERETERQRERERELKRQKERDKDVVKEREKENERHQQMSRVAHTPEAQNALLVPKEEPLSPMPSPQHIPTQTTMNGPSSHRHTPKSPCRPPSNIGLLAQTSSQVHSSSQGLDRLALPTGAAGVGDRPSAHALLLPRAPQPPETEQQDVSSRDSQPGNNTPVSYSAQNYPVPLIVPDSYHSGKKQEESLLMSSYPGALSFGTLGKIMVPNGGDLAKLPFYPDPYQLLYGPQLLAYPYNLAALPVALNMMAPGGDKVEPLPFLPTIFNYAATAGPYMGSAPHPLVANPGLYNSNGGGSKKQRDSSGGKP, from the coding sequence ATGGTGTCCAGTGAGAAGGCGTGGGACCCCCTCCATGCGGGCCTTTTTCAGTCATATCTGAGTGAGCAACGCCTGACTGCTGGGTTACCTCCCATTGTCAACATCAAACACAGCGCAGCAAAGGACGCCACGTGCCGCCGCCGTCAGAAGCTGTCGCCTTTGTCTTCCCCACAAACATCTGTCGTGCACGGAGACACCCCTCATTCATTTCAGGCTTTGTCCCAGTTACATCCGCCCGTGCGTTACTGTGACTCAAACGAGATTGAAGGGCTCCACAAACCAGTCCAGTGTCTTCGAGTGGCCTCTCaacctgaagaagaggagaaggaggagaagaagaaggctgAGCATTTGGAGATGAAGGGTAAAAGACATGTAGGCCGGGCAGAGACAGCGATGGAGGACAGGCTGGAGGACGTGGCTGATGGACCTAAGAATGCAAAAATCACCTTAAGCTTCCCACTCAGCGCTGCCCCACTTCCCACAACTCTCACGTCTCCAACCCGTTGTCgaagctcctcctcttcctccccctcccctcacagACGGCGTCCATCATCCAAGAGCTCAGATGAGGGATCATTGTGGAAACTGGATGCTACCATGGACATAAAGCACAGACAATTTAAGCCCCCGAGGCACGACAGCTCTCCGTCCTCTtcaccgtcctcctcctcgtctccgATGACTGTTCACGGATTTATGAGGAAGGACATAAAATCCCCACCTCCCCTCAAGTGCTCCAAACTCAATCCAGAGACTCTTTTGCCCAGGTCACCCCCGAGATCCTCCAATGGCCCTTTGGGGGTCAGTTATGGCGTTGATGGATGGGACGAGAGGCATCGCTTGGCCAACGGAACTGCATCGCCCTCTGCCCAGATCCTCTTCAGTCTGGGCACTTCAGCCTATCAGAGAGCAGGAGATGTGGAGCGGAGAGAGAAAATAACAGGAAGACCAGCTGGGAAAGTTGGAAGCCCTCATTTAAGTCTTCACCCACCCACTCTCCACCTTCCTTCCCCGATcccgcctccacctccacccccatcCGAGGGGCTTACAGCACCCGCGCACTCAtcctctttcccccctcccaaCAACCTGAAGCCTGAGCTGATTTGCGGGGTGTGCCATCGGCTTTTCAGTTCGGCATCCTCGCTGACGGTCCACATGCGGCTGCATCGCGGCAGCCGCGCACTCAGCTGCCGTTACTGTGGTAAAGTCTTCATTCACAGCAAGAGACTGCAATCCCACGAGGGCTCCTGCGGGGTGCCAAGCCTTCCCTCCAACAACAGCCTGGGCCCCCCTCCTCTCACTGTGCAGCCAAAGGAGGAGCcactggaggagggagaggtgagAGTGGAGGGGGGAGTGTTCGTGGGAGGAACAGACCTCAGCAAGGCGCGGCCGGGAAAGAAAGCACGGAGCCTCCTGGCACGCATCCAGGGTGATGATGCAGCAGCCGCGGAGATACTAGAAGGTGACGAGAACCATTTTGTGAAGGTGGTAGATGGCAATGTCATTTACTTCTGCTCCGTGTGCGAGCGCTCCTACATGACGTTATCCAGCCTGAAACGCCACTCTAACGTGCACTCGTGGCGGCGCCGATATCCGTGTCATTACTGCGACAAGGTCTTCGCCCTGGCGGAGTATCGCACGAAGCACGAGGTGTGGCACACGGGAGAGCGCCGCTACCAGTGCATCTTCTGCTGGGATGCCTTTGCCACTTACTacaatttaaaaacacatcagaaggCCATCCATGGGATTAATCCCAATCTCATCTCCAGCGAAAAGACAGCCAACGGTGGCTATAAGCAGAAAACGAATGCCCTCAAGCTCTACCGCCTCCTCCCCATGCGCTCCAGGAAGAGACCCTACAAAACCTACAGTGACAGTTTGCACAACGGCCTGTTACTCCCACCGACGGACACACCTTCACTCGCACTGCCAGGCCTAGGCTGCTCTTTGAGTCCCGGAGACCTGCAAAGCTTCATCAGAGGGCCGCACCCTGTAAAGCCCGACCCGGATGCTTTTCCTGACGGTTTCCCTGTTTCTTTGGATGTCGAGCACAGGGGCCTCTCCGCGTTAGCTCCCCTCGCCCAGACAGACATGTCCCAAATTCGGAAACACGACAACGAGGCTCAAGAGTCCGACCAAGCGAGAGGCAGTGGCAGCTTTAAAATGTCTAGCAGTAGCAAAACCAAAACTTCTAAGAGCGGCAGAGGCACAGACGCAGGCATGCCCTCGGTAATAACATATGGCCACTCCAAACCCTCTGTCATAGTTCATGGAACAGCTATGTCATCGTCTGTTATCGTCCATAGTAACCAGATCAGCCCAGCAGGTGACAGCAGCCTAATGAACAGTCCACCGTCTGAAGTTAGCAGGAGTAACAGCAGCCAGACGTCGCACAAGAGCAGCCCCAGGTCACTGAAAGTACAAAGGGACAGCGCAGAGAGCCAcagaaagagaacaagagacAGTTCAGATCCAGCAGACGAGCACTCGGCAGACAGGCACGACGGGGATGCCGGGAGGTTGTTTCACAAGTCGCGCAAGTCTCACGGTAGAAACGAGATCTCCAACTCCAAGTTGTCGTCGGCATCGGCGGGGTCCCAGGTGAAAGAGGCGGGGCCCTTGTGTCAGATTACTGTGCGTATTGGAGAGGAAGCAATAGTAAAACGTAGCATTTCCGAAACGGACCTCAGGAGAGACAAGGGCCACACGCCTCCAAAAGCCAAACGGAGCGAAGCGTCATCCGCCCGGGAAGCCAAAGAGTCGCGGCATTCccactcccaccatcaccacaAACATAGACTCCAACACGCAGCCAGCCGGGAAACCCAGAGtgataaggaggaggaggaggaggaggaggaggaggaggaggaggaggagatggaagtcaagaaaaagaaatcccaGCATGAAGTCAAAGGGTACTACTTCCGCCAGGAGGTACGAGAGCAGGAGAGTGACCACGACACCCAGGACAACTTGTGGCGGCCTTACTATTCCTACAAGCCTAAGAGAAAAGCCCAGGCGCACCTACAGAGGGTGAAGAGCTGGCAGAGAAAACTGAAGTTCAAGCGCTCTATCCagctgaagaggaggggagagaggctCAAGAACCATGCGGACAAAGAGACGGATAAATCGctagatgaggaagaggacggaAAGAGCGAAGCACTTGAAAAACTGTCGGCAGCCAAGCACGACAAGAGAGAAGTGAAAGACAAGAAGGCCCGCGTCTCTGTCCCTTTAAGGGACAAAAATAAAGACGCAGACGATACGGTTAAGGAGCCCTGTCACAAAGTTTCCGGTCCTCCTCTGCATTCTCCAAAGCTCCCTCTGTCTACCTCAGTAGTTCCAGCAAGAATAAAGAGACGACCTTGGACCAACGGGAATGCGGCAGAGTGTGGTACATGTGGccgctggttctccagccccAGGAAGCGAGACAAGCATGAGCTGAGCCATCTGCTGGAGTTCGTTTGCCTTTTCTGCAGAGCCACTTTCCCCTCCAGAGACAAGTTGGAAGACCACCAGAGAGCCCAGCACCCCAAGCCGACCGAGGCCCCCTCTGTACCCCCTAAAGTGGCGCTCGGAGAGCAAGTTGAACGAATCGGGGATAAATCTGCCTCAGAGATGGCGAGAAATGACGACGAAAAGGCGGGGCGGGTCAACCTGTTAGGGAGCAATTCGAGCCCGAGTCGTCTGAGCAGAAGAGCATTGTCGCGGCACACGTGTCCGCAGTGTCACAAGGTGTGCAAGACCTCCTCGGCGCTGAATCGCCACATCCGCCGCCATGATCTGAGCAGTtccccagagagagagaaggaggacaaCGACTCGGAGCCCAAACCAACGGAAACTGCCGTTAATGCTGCTAGCGCAGACAGGGAGGCCGAGAAAGAAGAGGTTCCCGCCGCTCTCTCGGTTTCAGTCATCAGCTACTCGCCGTCGGACCCGCCCAACCAAGCTGTCTGTTTGTCGCCGCAGCAGCACCCAGACCAGCGACATCAGGTGGCAGAAACCAGCGACAACAAGCCGGAAGCGCCGGGGCTCGTGAGTTCATCACCAGAGAAGAAGCCCAGCCCGCCAGTTGCAGACCCTTTAGTAGAAAGCCCGGTTAAAGTCACGCCAACTAAACAGGATCACTCGTCAGCGGCGCTCTCAACTCTCCAGAGCGTGCTGGTCATGAACGGGTCGGAGTGCCTGGACTGCCGCATACCCAGCAAAAAGAACCTGGAGGACCAAATGCACAGACTGCACAGCCCCGCGCACGCCGCGTCATCCACCAACACCTCTCCAAACGCGCCCATGACGTCGCAGACCAGAATAACCACTGCCGCTGCGCCTGTTTCCAGGACAACGGCTCACGTCTCCGAGGGCGGATTCACGAAACGGGACGGGGTCATTGTGGACAGAGAGCGGCACGGGGGGAGTGGCTTGTTTGCATGCGCGGGTTACAAGGAACCACCTCAGGTCCAAGATCTCAGAGTTTCGTGCCTGTCCAGGAGTCCCTCTCCCAACGAAGCACAAGACCTGACCATGTACACCATTCTAGCCAGAGAGCGTGAGACAGAGAGgcaaagggagagagagcgagagctcaagagacagaaagaaagggaCAAAGACGtggtgaaagagagagaaaaagagaacgAGAGGCACCAGCAAATGAGCAGGGTCGCGCACACTCCTGAAGCCCAGAACGCCCTGTTGGTGCCTAAAGAGGAGCCCTTGAGCCCTATGCCGTCCCCCCAGCATATCCCCACTCAAACCACTATGAATGGGCCCTCCTCCCACAGGCACACTCCCAAGTCCCCCTGCCGGCCCCCCTCAAACATCGGACTGTTAGCTCAAACCAGCAGCCAGGTTCACTCAAGTTCACAGGGACTCGACAGACTCGCACTGCCCACAGGAGCAGCTGGTGTCGGCGACCGCCCCTCGGCCCACGCCCTGCTTCTCCCCCGGGCCCCCCAGCCGCCGGAAACGGAGCAGCAGGACGTCTCCTCCAGAGATTCCCAGCCGGGAAACAACACCCCAGTGAGCTACTCAGCCCAAAATTACCCCGTACCCCTTATTGTTCCAGACAGCTACCACTCCGGTAAAAAGCAAGAGGAGAGCCTGCTCATGTCCTCCTATCCCGGAGCTCTTTCCTTTGGGACCCTTGGAAAAATCATGGTCCCCAATGGCGGCGACTTGGCCAAGCTGCCGTTCTATCCAGACCCCTACCAGCTGCTTTACGGGCCCCAGCTGCTTGCTTACCCTTATAATTTGGCAGCTCTTCCTGTGGCTCTGAACATGATGGCACCCGGAGGGGACAAGGTGGAACCCCTGCCCTTCCTCCCCACCATCTTCAACTACGCCGCCACCGCCGGACCGTACATGGGGTCGGCCCCGCACCCCCTCGTCGCCAACCCCGGCCTCTACAACAGCAACGGCGGTGGCAGCAAGAAGCAACGGGACAGCAGCGGCGGCAAACCGTAG